Sequence from the Symbiopectobacterium purcellii genome:
GTATGTTTTTAACGGCAGGAGGGGTCCGAAGATCTCTTCCTGCATCACAAGCATCTCTTCTGTGACGCCAAGAATGAGATGTGGCGCGATCTTTCTGCTGTGTGGATCGGCATCAGGTTCGTTGTCGGGCGCGAGACTGATGATGTTAGCCCCTTTGCGGGCGGCATCGTCCAGCAGCATGAGCAAGCGGTGATAGTGTCTGTCGTTAATGATAGCGGTGTAATCCACATTGCCTTGAAGTGTTGGATAACTCTCATGCATAAAACGTTTTGCCGCGTCGACAAAGTCTGCTTCGGATGATTCCGGCAGCAGGACATAATCCGGGGAGATACAGATTTGCCCGGCATTGAACGTCTTTATTGTCAGTATCCGTTCAGCGGCGATACTGATGTCTGCATCGGTATCCAGCACCACCGGCGATTTTCCACCCAGTTCAAGCGTGACAGGAACCAGATTTTCGGCAGCCGCGCGCATGACGTGACGGCCAACTGCGGTGCTGCCGGTAAAGACCAGATGATCGAACGGTAACTGGCTAAACGCCTGGCCTACTTTCGCATCACCCAATGCCACCACGAGCTCATTCGAATCAAAATAATGGGGAACACGTTCCGCAAGCAATTCAGAGGTAAACGGTGTCAGCTCGGAGGGTTTCAGCATCGAGGTGTTGCCCGCCGCAAAGACACCCGCCAGCGGACCGAAGGCGAGGTTTATCGGGAAATTCCACGGACTGATAATGCCCACAACGCCCAGCGGCTGTGGTTCGATCCATGCCTGCATCCCCGGAACCGGTACCTCGGCCACCTCTGGTTGCATCCATTGCTCCAGCTTTTCAGCGGAATGCGTCAACATATTGATGGTGGTTATCAGGTCGGCAGCCTGTGTTTGATAACCGCTGCGGTGACCAAAATCGCGTCCGATCGCAGCGGTCAGGGCCGCATGGTTGTCACGAATCAAGGCAGCGCTGCGCATAAGACGATCGCGACGTAAGGCAGCCGTAGCGGGCTCATTGTGTCGATGGTGCTTTTTCATGGCGTCAAGAATGTGTGATAACGCCTGAAAATGATGTTGTTCGCTCATGTCACTGTCCTGTTAGTGCGGAGGTTTCTTGGGTTGGAAACAGCATAAAGGAACTGGATGTTTACGGATAACAACGCTATTTTGTCAGGGGTATAAATTAATTTATGGCTAAGCTATGTCATTGTTACGTCTACGTACTTTTATGGAAGTGTATCGGCAACGCTCGATTTCAGGTGCGGCACGGGTGCTGAACCTGACTCAGCCTGCGGTCTCTCAGCATATCATTGGCCTTGAAGTGGCCATCGGAAGGCCCTTGTTTGAACGGCAGCCGCAGGGGGTGAAGCCGACCGTGGTCGCTGACGATCTTGCGGCAGATATTGGCAACAAACTGGATGATGCTGAATCCGCGCTCGCCTCTGCGAGGGCCAGGTCCATGGATGTTGCGGGGACGCTACAGATCATTGGTCATTCTGACTTCATGGCAGAAAAATTGGCGGGGGAATTGTTGCCCTTACTGGAAAGTGGTATTCGCGTGCATTTACATGCCGGAGATGGCCCGATGGTCACCCAGATGGTGATAGAAGGACATTGTTATTTAGGCATCACGGCGCATCCGGTTACCGATACGCGATTGAAGGGGGATGTCATTTTTACCGACCGCGTGATCGCGATTGCATCACCCGAGCTCGCCGAGCGTCTGAATAGCAGTGAGCATTTTGGCCGGGATTTACTGAATGAGCCGCTGCTGGCCTACAATCTTGAGCTTTCACTGATCGAACACTGGCTGGGTAAGAACCGAATAAAATTCAGTTCGTTGCTTCCTGCTATGGTCGGTCAGGATTTACGCGGTCAGAGAAGCTTGTTGTGTAAAGGATTTGGTTGGACGGTCATGCCGGAGTTTTTGTGCCGGGCGCACCTTGATGAGGGTAAGCTGGCCCGTCTTAACCCCCCGGTGGGAGACACGGAAATTCGTTACAACCTGGTGTGGCTGCCGAGTGCGTTGCGTCAGCCGCGCCTGGCTCATACCCGACAGATTCTGCTGCACAAGTTGGGCAATCCAGATTAAAGGGGGAGGGGGCAGAGCACAGGCGCGACGCACGTTATTGAAGGGCGATGTGCGAGAAACAACACCTCTGCATCGCCCTTGGTTTATGTGCGGTGCAAAACTACTCATTGCCCCATTGATTCAAGAACGTCGCTATCTCATCAATGCGCTGCTCGTTGATATGGGCTTCACGCGCCATTTCCTGCTGGGCCTGCTCACTGATCTCTTCATTATTCATTAAGCGAGTGAGCAGTAATTGGAAATAGTGTGCCAGCGCGTCACGCTCTGACTCGCCCACTAGCTCAGCGGATTCCGTCGAGTACTCATCCACAATATCATAATATTTAAGGGGTATTTCATTGTTCATACGTCGTCCCGTGGGGTAAGGTGTTTGTCAGTACGGCCTGGTGACCACATTCTGCGAATGACTACCGCATACCGCGTCAATTACCACATTAAATCATCGGGTACTTTAAAGTCAGCATAGGGATCTTCTTCATCTAGCGCTTCCTGACTCAGCGCACTGTGTAAAACGATACTGCCTGCATCCCGCTGGGCAATTTTTTCGGCCACGCTCGCGGGGATAATCGCGTATTGGCTCTCGCCCTTGCTATCAATAACCAAACGTGCGATGGCGAGACGACCATTAATCAGTTGCGTTTGTGTAAGTTTATCAACAACCACTTTTTTGATGACATTGTTATCTGTGAAGTTAAAGCTAATATCACCTTTTGAAATGTCGATTTTGTTCATTTCAATCAGTTGCTTCACCTGTGCTTTATACTCTTTAGATAACACTGCCTGTTTCTGTTGTTCGCTGAGTTGTTTATCGCGTTCAAGCTGATTTTTTTTGTTTTCCTCTACCGCGGCTCTGGCTTCACGCGCCTGAACGCGTGATTTTTTGGCCGTTCTTTCAACTTTGGCCATTTTTTTGCTGGTCACTAATCCCGCTTTCAGCATCTGCTCTTGTAAGGTGAGTTTTGTCATCGTCGTTTCGAAACCCGTAGAAAAATTTGTGGAATTATACCTGTAATCGCCAAGGCTGTAACCGGGCGCAAAGCCCGAACGCTACGGCGTTTGAATGTGGAAGACGCCATCAGGGGCGCAGTGAATACGACAGCGAAATGACGTCACACCTTGAGCAGTTTCACCGTGGCCTCAATGTCTATCTCATCTTCAGTAAAAATTAACGTCGACCCCTGAAAGGTGGTGATCGCCAATTTTTTCATCGCGCGAACGTCACTGGGTTTAGCGGCTGATTTTGGTCTGATATTTCCCATCAGCGCTCCCACAGAAAGCACCGTATTTTCTTTATCAATACGGGTATCAGCCGACACTTCTTCGCTGAATACCAGAAAGGATTTAATGGCGGTAAGCTTGATACGTTCGCCCGCGATATAAATGTATTTGCTTTCTGGTTCGACTTTCACGGCATAAGCCGATAGACCCTTTTTATTGGTGGTGGGTTCGAAACTGACGGCCGCGCCTTTTTTAAGCAGGTCTGGATTGGCAACCTTAATCACATGAAAATAACGGTTATCACCGTTTTCATCTTTGATAAACCCAAAACCTTTATCTTTAAACCAGGTTGTAATCGTTCCGTTCATCGCCATTACCGCCTACCTAATCGTTTATCACCTTATTTTTGCAGCGCGCAGTGTAAAGCACAATCCTGGCGCAGACCACTTCTTTGGGTTGCCTCTTGCTGATAAATGTCGAATGGACGAAGAATGTTTCGAGTTGATCATCGATAATGTCCGTCAAGCAGCCTGAGGCTATATCATTCCCTCCTTGTCTGTTACTTCACGTAAGATGTCGCTGGCATTGACGTACTGGCCAGAACATACTCAGCGTATCTATAGGCTTAGCGTGTTGAACATAGCGCTTAGGCTGACAGCAAAATCAACACACGCCTACTTATATCAGCGCTCAGCGGAAGTCGTAAGATGCTGCTGCTTGCTACACCAAGTATACACCGGGATTGGTGAAAGCATAGATCACGCACGGCAGTCTTCACACCTATGCCTCGGCCAGATCAAACATGGCTTAACAGAATTCGGGCGTGTGTTTCTTATATAAGTCAGTAACCTAAAACTTACTTTTTCATTGATGCTGTTTTGTTAAGTAAATATACAAGCAAGAGAATAATTGTGCATCCCCCCCATGTTAAAGCAGGGGTGCTTTCTCCCAAAAGTAGCCATGAAAGAAGTAGAGTTAGAGGGAGCCGAATATAGCTCACGGAGCTAACCTCAACCCTGAACGGTGTGGCTAATGAAATAATGCTCAGTATACTCCCAGCCATAGCCAGAATTCCACTCAAAACCAATCCATGAATACTGAGTGTGTCCGGAAAGGGCAGCTGGTTATAAAATATATAGAGAGGTGTCAGAATGAATCCGTAGGTGTTATAGACTGCAAGATAACTAACGAGACTATCGTTGTTACGGCACAGTCTGGAGAATACAAATGCCTGAAAAGCCACGCTGCCAATATAAATGTAGTTTGCTTGAGAACCAATGTTTTTGTCAAATGCGAACAAAAAATGACTTATAATGACGATGATTGAAAACAACAGCCATGACTTCATGTTATAAGTTAACTTGAAGAGTATCACGCTAAAAAACACAATGAAAACTGGACTCAGCTGGCCAGCCAATGCAAAGCCAGATAAACTACCAGCCAAAATCGCATACACTCCACATATTGAATTAATGATATTGGCGCTTGCAAAAGTAATTACTTTCCTGTTCTTAAAAGCGTGAAAGTTGCAGCACAATAAAAGTGGCACGCCGAAACCAAATCGGAAAAGTGATACCCATGAAACTGGAATGTTACTTAGCAGTATTTTTGAAAGGAAATCTGAACCAATGTACAATAATAAAGAAAGCAATGCGATAAAAACTGACCATTTTTTACATGTAAAACGGGCCGAAGCCCGTAAAATAAAATCATTAGAACTTACACCTGGCTGAGACATTGCATTTTCTTCTGATAATAATGGATGTAATTAACATACTCCGCATCCATATTCTTAGGCAGTTTTTTTATGTCAAAAAAATCAAGCGATAGACCTTCCTCAATATTGTTTATTATTTCCCCAGACCATTTATTAGTAAAGTAGAGAGAGGTGATGACATTTATTTTATCATTATTCGCAAGAGTAAATGTATATTCTGGGCCAGAAAAAACAGCAAGATGTGTTAACTCATGAATATCGATGTTCGTCTCTTCTTTCACCTCACGAAGAGCCGTTTGCTCCAATGATTCTCCCGGCTCAAGAAGTCCACCTGGAAGTCCCCAGCTTCCATCGGTACGGTGTTGTAGAAGAACACGTTTGCTGCCATCCAGGACAATTATGTTAGCGCCAGCCAGAAGCAGTAGCTGGTGACCTATCATACTTCTCATGTGTTTTACGTATGACATATTTTACCTGATTATTTAAAATTTTTTCGTTGAACAGAGCGTATTGCCACTGCTACTTTTTTGGCGTCTTCTTCTGCCAAATCTGGATACAGAGGAAGGCACAATATATTTCTTGCAATATATTCAGTGATAGGAAGGCCGGAACGAAAATAGTTACGAAATGCTTTCATTTCATGCAAGGCAGGATAGAAATATTTTCTCGTAGCAATCCCCATCAGCTGTAATTCTTCCGCTAGTCCGTCTCTGCTACATCCAAATAGTGTTTCATCAACCACAATGGAAAAATCTTTATAAGTGGTTTTAATATTTTCAGGCACCATCTGAAACTTAATGCCAGATACATCACTTAACGTTGACTTATAGATTTCCGCGAGTACATTGCGAAAGCTTATACTTTTCTTTAGATACTGAAGAGACGCTATTCCAAGTACGCACTGCATCTCACTCAGTCGCCCATTTAACCCGGCAAACGCATTGTCATAATCGCCGTTATTCCCATACTCCTTCATTATCCTTATACGTTCTGCAAGGGCATTATCGTTCGTCGAAATTAGCCCACCCTCGCCAGTTACCAACGTTTTTGTTGGGGTGGTACTAAACACTTCTGCATCACCGAATCCTCCAACCTTTCTGCCATTGACCTCGGATCCCATGGCATGAGCGGAGTCAAAAATCAGTTTTAGATTATTTTTCTCAGCGATTTTTTTCAGGTTTTCACATTCTGCGGGTACGCCAAAAACGTGAACGGCCATGATAGCCTGAGTTCCAGAAGTAATTTTCCTTTCCAGATCCTCTGGACAGATCGTATATGTATCGGGGTTGCAGTCCACGAACACGGGTGTAGCGCCGGCTCTTACGATTGCATTTGCCGTTGCACAGAAAGTGAATGCAGGAACAAGGACTTCCCCAGTTATGTTCATCGCCAGTAGAGTCAAAATCAGGCCTGTGGTTGCAGAAGAGACGGCAATCACGTTTGGTGTTCCTATATACTCGCCGATATTTTTTTCGTAAAGTGCGTTGAAATTACCCTTAGTCAGCATTCCTGAAGATATGACTGATCTAAGGTTATTCTCGATCTCACTAAAGCAGGGAAGATAGGGTTTAAGAAAAGGGAGTCCATCCGGAAATATCTTAGTGTTGTTATCGGCTGTAAATGGTTTTATTAAATTTATCATTTACACCACCAGTTGTTCAGTCGTTTTAAGGTTACTGTAAATGCGCAGTGTGGGAATGGGGATGATATGACTTTCTATAATATTTTTAATCTGGACGATGCCTTCATTAATTGAAACTTTTGACGTAAACCCCAAGCATTCTCTTATTTTCTTGAAAGAAACTTGATAGCTACGGTTATCAGATAGAGTATCATTAATTTCAACGCGTGATGCTTTTATCAGTTTCCCTATTTTATATCCCAATTCAGCAAGAGTGATATTCATGTCATCTGAACCGATATTGAAAACCTGATTTCTGACAAGATTTTCAGATGCGCAGCTGATTTTACAAAGGGCAATAGCTATGTCATGACAATGAATAAATGGTCGCCATTCTGCTCCGCCGTGAACATGGCATACACCGTCATAAAGAGCTGAAGCTGTCATACCATTTACAGCAAGGTCAAAACGCATCCTACGTGATGCACCAAAAACGGTCGCAAACCTACAGGTAGACATAATCATATCTGTCTTAAATTTTTTTAATACTTCTTCTCCAGCAATTTTACTTTCTGCATAATAATCTACCGGGTTCAAGGCAGAGTCTTCTGTAAACACCTGAGTTCCAAAGCCATAGACACTACAGCTAGAGGCAAAGATAAACCGACTTACGCCCGCTTCGCTTGATGCGGCAGCAAGACGTTCCGTTGCGATCACGTTAACATCCTGACAGGTTAATTTATCGTAACTGCATGCGGGATTACCCACGATACCACCAAGATGAATAACCCCATCAATATTCCTGACTGATTTTTTTATATCAGAAATATTTCTCAGATCACCCTCTACTAACTCGAAGTTTGGATTTTCGTGAAAAGGGTACAGAGACCATAAACCAAACATTCCGTTATCCAATACCCGAACTTGCTTATTATTCATGAGTAAAATTTCCACAACATGACTTCCGATGTATCCTGCACCACCTGTTATCAATATTTTATCCATTTTTACTCTTTCATGTTTTGGTTAGGTAGGGGATTTTTTAATATCTTTTGTGACTAATCGTCAATGACTGTTTGCATGTAAAATCATTTAATGAAAGTTGATATTTTACTCTGTATGAAAAAATAACGTTAGTTAACGCTTTTATTAAAAATTTTAAGCTGAAGGAATCAATTTAAAACGATTTAATCAATATCCATCTATTCTTTGAAAAACATACAGAGTAAATAATTTCAGTTTTTATTAATGGCCTTTTATATTTTATGCAAGCAGTAGTTGAATGCGTTGATACAGTGCAGGAATTTGAGCACAAGTCTTATTGCAAGCATGGTAGTGGTTTGTGACTCGGGCATTCCCTTCTTCAAGTGCCGTGGTTAGGCAGGAGATTGACGTCAATCAATGCCTACAGATAGGGACTATCGAACGCGGATCAAAACCGTATTTTTGACCAGGAGATAGGCGAAAGGGAGCAAGATCTTTGGACTAAAATACGCTGGATGTAGGTAAAGCTCAGTAGACGTTATTGGAACAGACTGGCGCTGTTTTAACAGTAAACTGTGAGCGTTGTTGAAACACTGGAAAACAAGAAGTGGTGCGTTCTAATGGACTCGAACCATCGACCCCCACCATGTCAAGGTGGTGCTCTAACCAACTGAGCTAAGAACGCATTTTTTGAGGCTGGTTGCTAAAGCAGCGGAGGATGCCCTGTGCTGCCGTGCGGGGCGCATAGTAGCGAGTGAGCGTGGTGCTGGCAAGACGCAAATACAACATTTATGTGGTTGAACTGCACGACTGCTGCACTTGTGTTCACCTTGCGTTTTTTTCACCCAGCGCAGGCTGCGTGCAGCCCCTTGCGCTGGGTGATCTCAGCGTTAGCGCGCCGCGCGCGCCAGAATATCGCCAGGGGGTTGACGTTGTAAGTAACGGATACGTAGCACCATCATGATCGCGGCAGCCGTGAGCCCAATGATAAAGCCACACCAGAAACCGGCAGGACCCATGCGTGGTACCCAATAATCGGTCATTGCCAGCAGATAACCGCTGGGTAAACCGAGTATCCAGTAGGAGACGAAGGTGATGTAGAAAATGGAACGCGTGTCTTTATAGCCACGTAATACGCCGTTGCCGATAGCCTGCACCGCGTCAGAGATCTGATAAATCGCGGCCAAAAGCATCAACTGCGCTGCCATAGCGACCACTTCCGGGTTTTTGTTATACAACAAAGCGATCTGTTCACGCAGCAGTGCCGTGAAAATGGCGGTACAACAGGCCAGCATCACGCCGGTCGCGATGCCGGTATAGGCCGCGACACGCGCATCTTCCACTGAGCCTTCTCCCAGCCGGTGACCAACACGGATCGTCGAGGCAATGCTGATAGACAACGGTAGCACAAACATCAGTGAACTGAAATTCAGTGCTATCTGGTGCCCGGCAACGTCAATCACACCGAGTGGCAGGATCAGCAGGGCGACGATGGCAAACAGCGACACTTCGAACAGCAGGGCGAGTGCAATGGGTAAACCGAGTGAAAACAGACGCCGCATGGCGGAGAAATCAATCTGCCAGCGCTGCCATTTGATGTCGCGCAGCCAGTGAGCACGCATACTGTAAAACGCCATCATCAGCATCATTATCCAGTAGGTAGAGGCAGTCGCGACGCCGCACCCCACGCCGCCCCCCAGTTCTGGCATGCCAAATTTGCCGTAGATAAAGATATAGTTCAGGGGAATATTGATCAGCACACCAATAAAACCAATCACCATGCCCGGCTTGGTTTTGGACAACCCTTCACACTGACAGCGCAGCACCTGATAGAACAGATAGCCCGGCACCCCCAGTAACATCACGTGCAGATAGCCGATGGCAACATTCGCCAGTTCCGGTGAGTCGGTGTGCATCATGGCAATAACGTGTTTGCCGTTATACAGCACCACCATGGTGATAACCGCAACGATCGCGGCCAAAATAAACGCCTGCTGAACCTGATGGGCGATGCGAGGGCGTCGACCAGAGCCGTTGAGCTGGGCCACCACTGGCGTGAGCGCCATCAATAAACCATGTCCAAACAGGATGACCGGCAACCACACGGAGGTGCCGACTGCAACCGCCGCCATATCGGTGGCGCTATAGGCACCCGCAATAATGGTGTCAACGACACCCATGGACGTTTGGGAAACCTGCGCAATAATGACAGGAACCGCGAGCGTTAACAGGCTCCGCGCCTCTGACAAATATTTCTGCACGCAAACACCTTCCTTGAATTGTTAAAACGAAAAACTGACGTCGATACCACCTCGCGTTCTGTTATACGACAGCTCGGCGAGGTAGCGCGTTACTTTTCCAGCAGGGGGTTGGGATGAATGAAAGTAAACAACCGCAAGCGAGATAACGAGCATAAATGGCTTTTGAAGCCATCCATCTGAGATGGAAAATCAATCGATGACAGA
This genomic interval carries:
- a CDS encoding coniferyl aldehyde dehydrogenase, encoding MSEQHHFQALSHILDAMKKHHRHNEPATAALRRDRLMRSAALIRDNHAALTAAIGRDFGHRSGYQTQAADLITTINMLTHSAEKLEQWMQPEVAEVPVPGMQAWIEPQPLGVVGIISPWNFPINLAFGPLAGVFAAGNTSMLKPSELTPFTSELLAERVPHYFDSNELVVALGDAKVGQAFSQLPFDHLVFTGSTAVGRHVMRAAAENLVPVTLELGGKSPVVLDTDADISIAAERILTIKTFNAGQICISPDYVLLPESSEADFVDAAKRFMHESYPTLQGNVDYTAIINDRHYHRLLMLLDDAARKGANIISLAPDNEPDADPHSRKIAPHLILGVTEEMLVMQEEIFGPLLPLKTYTAGIGEAIRYINAGPRPLAAYYFGHDTEHQRHIATRTTSGALVINDVMTHAAIDSLPFGGIGASGTGAYHGIHGFRRFSHAKPVVVQESAGMTNLRLRAPYQDKAAVAEAFLNN
- a CDS encoding LysR family transcriptional regulator; translated protein: MSLLRLRTFMEVYRQRSISGAARVLNLTQPAVSQHIIGLEVAIGRPLFERQPQGVKPTVVADDLAADIGNKLDDAESALASARARSMDVAGTLQIIGHSDFMAEKLAGELLPLLESGIRVHLHAGDGPMVTQMVIEGHCYLGITAHPVTDTRLKGDVIFTDRVIAIASPELAERLNSSEHFGRDLLNEPLLAYNLELSLIEHWLGKNRIKFSSLLPAMVGQDLRGQRSLLCKGFGWTVMPEFLCRAHLDEGKLARLNPPVGDTEIRYNLVWLPSALRQPRLAHTRQILLHKLGNPD
- a CDS encoding DUF2543 family protein, coding for MNNEIPLKYYDIVDEYSTESAELVGESERDALAHYFQLLLTRLMNNEEISEQAQQEMAREAHINEQRIDEIATFLNQWGNE
- a CDS encoding DUF2058 domain-containing protein, translating into MTKLTLQEQMLKAGLVTSKKMAKVERTAKKSRVQAREARAAVEENKKNQLERDKQLSEQQKQAVLSKEYKAQVKQLIEMNKIDISKGDISFNFTDNNVIKKVVVDKLTQTQLINGRLAIARLVIDSKGESQYAIIPASVAEKIAQRDAGSIVLHSALSQEALDEEDPYADFKVPDDLMW
- a CDS encoding cold-shock protein gives rise to the protein MAMNGTITTWFKDKGFGFIKDENGDNRYFHVIKVANPDLLKKGAAVSFEPTTNKKGLSAYAVKVEPESKYIYIAGERIKLTAIKSFLVFSEEVSADTRIDKENTVLSVGALMGNIRPKSAAKPSDVRAMKKLAITTFQGSTLIFTEDEIDIEATVKLLKV
- a CDS encoding NUDIX hydrolase, with product MRSMIGHQLLLLAGANIIVLDGSKRVLLQHRTDGSWGLPGGLLEPGESLEQTALREVKEETNIDIHELTHLAVFSGPEYTFTLANNDKINVITSLYFTNKWSGEIINNIEEGLSLDFFDIKKLPKNMDAEYVNYIHYYQKKMQCLSQV
- a CDS encoding DegT/DnrJ/EryC1/StrS family aminotransferase: MINLIKPFTADNNTKIFPDGLPFLKPYLPCFSEIENNLRSVISSGMLTKGNFNALYEKNIGEYIGTPNVIAVSSATTGLILTLLAMNITGEVLVPAFTFCATANAIVRAGATPVFVDCNPDTYTICPEDLERKITSGTQAIMAVHVFGVPAECENLKKIAEKNNLKLIFDSAHAMGSEVNGRKVGGFGDAEVFSTTPTKTLVTGEGGLISTNDNALAERIRIMKEYGNNGDYDNAFAGLNGRLSEMQCVLGIASLQYLKKSISFRNVLAEIYKSTLSDVSGIKFQMVPENIKTTYKDFSIVVDETLFGCSRDGLAEELQLMGIATRKYFYPALHEMKAFRNYFRSGLPITEYIARNILCLPLYPDLAEEDAKKVAVAIRSVQRKNFK
- a CDS encoding NAD-dependent epimerase/dehydratase family protein, translating into MDKILITGGAGYIGSHVVEILLMNNKQVRVLDNGMFGLWSLYPFHENPNFELVEGDLRNISDIKKSVRNIDGVIHLGGIVGNPACSYDKLTCQDVNVIATERLAAASSEAGVSRFIFASSCSVYGFGTQVFTEDSALNPVDYYAESKIAGEEVLKKFKTDMIMSTCRFATVFGASRRMRFDLAVNGMTASALYDGVCHVHGGAEWRPFIHCHDIAIALCKISCASENLVRNQVFNIGSDDMNITLAELGYKIGKLIKASRVEINDTLSDNRSYQVSFKKIRECLGFTSKVSINEGIVQIKNIIESHIIPIPTLRIYSNLKTTEQLVV
- a CDS encoding MATE family efflux transporter, translating into MQKYLSEARSLLTLAVPVIIAQVSQTSMGVVDTIIAGAYSATDMAAVAVGTSVWLPVILFGHGLLMALTPVVAQLNGSGRRPRIAHQVQQAFILAAIVAVITMVVLYNGKHVIAMMHTDSPELANVAIGYLHVMLLGVPGYLFYQVLRCQCEGLSKTKPGMVIGFIGVLINIPLNYIFIYGKFGMPELGGGVGCGVATASTYWIMMLMMAFYSMRAHWLRDIKWQRWQIDFSAMRRLFSLGLPIALALLFEVSLFAIVALLILPLGVIDVAGHQIALNFSSLMFVLPLSISIASTIRVGHRLGEGSVEDARVAAYTGIATGVMLACCTAIFTALLREQIALLYNKNPEVVAMAAQLMLLAAIYQISDAVQAIGNGVLRGYKDTRSIFYITFVSYWILGLPSGYLLAMTDYWVPRMGPAGFWCGFIIGLTAAAIMMVLRIRYLQRQPPGDILARAAR